In Pseudoalteromonas sp. NC201, a single window of DNA contains:
- a CDS encoding TorF family putative porin, whose translation MKNKPLLMLLGGLTACFCVSAQAEVTANIAASSNYYWRGITQTDDGAAVSGGLDYSNESGFYAGTWVSNIDFGDSASYEMDLYAGYAGEIKGMSFDFGYIHYAYPDASGDIDFGEIYAALGWQYFTFKLSHLATAQSDSTTEEDMLYAEVSASFPIFKDSELTLHIGRSSGDTVLEWTGEDDAYMDYGVSLSTQGFTFGLVKTDLDSSDDIKAYVSYGLDFNL comes from the coding sequence ATGAAAAACAAACCTTTGCTTATGCTACTCGGCGGCCTGACTGCGTGCTTTTGTGTCTCTGCTCAGGCGGAAGTGACCGCGAATATTGCGGCAAGCTCAAATTATTACTGGCGTGGTATCACCCAGACTGATGACGGCGCAGCGGTGTCTGGCGGCTTGGATTATAGCAATGAGTCAGGGTTTTATGCAGGCACTTGGGTCTCTAACATCGACTTTGGCGACTCCGCCAGTTACGAAATGGATCTGTACGCGGGTTACGCTGGAGAAATCAAGGGCATGAGTTTTGATTTCGGTTATATCCACTACGCCTATCCCGATGCCAGTGGAGATATTGATTTTGGCGAGATTTACGCCGCGCTTGGCTGGCAATACTTTACGTTTAAACTCAGCCACTTAGCTACAGCGCAAAGCGACTCAACCACAGAAGAAGACATGCTATATGCCGAAGTGTCGGCCAGCTTCCCCATTTTTAAAGACAGTGAATTAACTCTACATATTGGTCGCTCCAGCGGAGACACAGTGCTTGAGTGGACAGGAGAAGACGACGCTTATATGGATTACGGGGTGAGTTTATCTACGCAAGGCTTTACCTTCGGATTAGTAAAAACCGACCTAGACAGTAGCGACGATATCAAAGCATACGTAAGTTATGGATTAGATTTTAATCTGTGA
- a CDS encoding aldo/keto reductase has translation MNANTRVLDPLVLGFWRLLDWQITPQENLRFLKQAIELGIRDTDHADIYGEYQCEAEFGKALALEPSIREHIRIITKCGIKPAFPSLGLVGKANHYDSSKAHIIAQAQQSLKHFGTDRLDVLLIHRPDYLMDADEVADAFNTLKQNGDVLHFGVSNFTPSQLALLQSRLDFALVTNQIEFSPYEMKALDDGTLDQCQQLGMNPMLWSPLAGGRIFSSEDEKAERLRAVLQQVGEEIGSTEIDQVIYAWLAMHPSKPATVLGTGNITRVASAFASQSLSMSREQWYRIWTASTGYSVP, from the coding sequence ATGAACGCAAACACCCGCGTACTTGACCCATTAGTATTGGGGTTTTGGCGGCTATTAGATTGGCAAATTACGCCGCAAGAAAATTTACGCTTTTTAAAGCAAGCGATTGAGCTTGGAATACGCGATACTGATCATGCTGATATTTACGGTGAGTATCAGTGTGAGGCGGAGTTTGGCAAAGCCTTAGCGCTTGAGCCTAGCATTCGAGAGCACATTCGGATCATCACTAAATGTGGCATTAAGCCCGCATTTCCAAGCTTGGGACTAGTGGGAAAGGCGAACCACTATGATTCGAGTAAGGCGCATATCATTGCTCAAGCGCAGCAGTCACTAAAGCATTTCGGCACGGATAGGTTAGATGTGTTGTTGATCCATCGCCCGGATTATCTGATGGATGCTGATGAAGTTGCCGATGCGTTTAATACCCTCAAACAAAACGGCGATGTGCTGCATTTTGGGGTCTCGAACTTTACACCGAGCCAGCTTGCCTTATTGCAATCGAGACTCGATTTCGCTTTAGTGACCAACCAAATTGAGTTTTCACCTTATGAGATGAAAGCGCTTGACGATGGCACGCTTGATCAGTGCCAACAACTAGGCATGAATCCTATGCTGTGGTCGCCGCTGGCAGGGGGGAGAATATTCTCCAGCGAAGATGAAAAAGCCGAACGACTGCGTGCGGTGCTACAGCAAGTGGGTGAAGAGATTGGTAGCACTGAAATTGATCAAGTGATCTACGCATGGCTTGCCATGCATCCATCGAAACCCGCCACTGTGCTTGGAACGGGAAATATCACTCGAGTTGCCAGCGCGTTTGCTTCACAGTCACTTAGCATGAGTCGCGAGCAGTGGTATCGCATTTGGACGGCGTCTACCGGGTATAGCGTACCATAA
- the purT gene encoding formate-dependent phosphoribosylglycinamide formyltransferase has protein sequence MKIKPLGTPFSVTACKILLCGGGELGKEVVIEFKRLGAEVIVLDRYDNAPAMQVADRSYTLSMLDGEKLKAIIEQEQPDYIVPEIEAIATDKLVELEAEGYTVVPTAKATQLTMNREGIRCLAAETLGLATSPYQFVDTLADFNAAVASIGMPCVVKPIMSSSGKGQSVIKSAADIEAAWHYAQEGGRAGQGRVIVEGFVDFDYEITLLTVRHIDGTSFCEPIGHVQQDGDYQQSWQPQQMSALALERSKAMAEKVTAALGGRGLFGVELFIKGDEVYFSEVSPRPHDTGMVTLISQDLSEFALHARAILGLPIPTIHFNGPSASSVILVEGESTQLQFNNLAQALAEPLTDIRLFGKPEVSGKRRMGVALARSDSAESAVEKAKQVAATVGITL, from the coding sequence ATGAAAATCAAACCTCTGGGCACGCCCTTTTCGGTAACTGCTTGCAAAATATTACTCTGCGGTGGCGGTGAGTTAGGGAAGGAAGTCGTTATCGAGTTTAAGCGCTTAGGTGCAGAAGTGATTGTCTTAGATCGCTACGACAATGCGCCAGCGATGCAAGTGGCAGATCGCAGCTATACCTTGTCTATGTTGGATGGTGAAAAACTCAAAGCGATTATTGAACAAGAGCAACCTGATTATATCGTGCCGGAAATCGAAGCCATTGCGACGGATAAGCTGGTGGAATTAGAGGCTGAAGGTTACACGGTGGTGCCAACCGCCAAAGCGACTCAACTGACCATGAACCGTGAAGGGATCCGCTGTCTTGCTGCTGAAACGCTTGGGCTTGCCACTTCACCCTATCAATTTGTTGACACCTTGGCAGACTTTAATGCTGCTGTCGCGAGTATCGGCATGCCGTGTGTGGTTAAGCCTATCATGAGCTCATCAGGTAAAGGGCAAAGTGTGATTAAAAGTGCCGCGGATATCGAAGCGGCTTGGCACTATGCTCAAGAAGGTGGGCGTGCAGGTCAGGGCAGAGTGATTGTGGAAGGTTTTGTTGATTTTGACTACGAAATTACGCTGCTAACCGTACGCCATATCGATGGTACGAGTTTTTGTGAGCCAATTGGACATGTGCAACAAGACGGTGATTATCAGCAAAGCTGGCAGCCGCAGCAGATGTCAGCACTCGCGCTAGAGCGCAGCAAAGCGATGGCTGAAAAAGTCACGGCGGCACTGGGCGGTCGGGGTCTGTTTGGCGTTGAACTCTTTATTAAGGGTGATGAAGTTTACTTCAGCGAAGTCTCGCCAAGGCCACATGATACCGGCATGGTCACGCTTATCTCGCAAGACTTAAGTGAGTTTGCGCTGCATGCTCGGGCAATTTTAGGTTTGCCTATCCCCACCATTCACTTTAATGGGCCATCGGCATCTAGCGTGATCCTTGTCGAAGGGGAATCAACACAGCTACAGTTCAACAATCTTGCACAAGCGCTTGCAGAGCCACTAACGGATATTCGTTTGTTTGGTAAACCCGAGGTGAGTGGCAAGCGTAGAATGGGTGTGGCGTTAGCGCGCTCAGATTCGGCTGAAAGTGCTGTCGAAAAAGCCAAGCAAGTGGCTGCAACAGTAGGAATTACGTTATGA
- a CDS encoding AsmA family protein, giving the protein MNRLVKIVGAIVALIIILVIAAPFLIPKQAIIDQVTSQVESVTGRKLSIDGDSDIGIFPTLHIELNQVRFANMATGSRPDMFAMEQLAVHIPWLSALSGEAKLERFVINNPKIILETDKQGNANWQLLPTSAENTPTAQTSSKGNMQLPEGLDVSLGEVAIYGGSVTYLDGVTGAEYQVTDLDISVMLSSLYQPLEVDGKLTFQGQTFNLVTTLDNPAKAIEGETFNVEQQVKSALFNLDYKGEIAEQGKTIRGQLALSGDSVKALAKWQGVDLKAKENAFNDFGLNAKMTTQGQVFTLNALEATLDELVIKGQSKVTLSGKPDIVASVDLGMLDLNPYLPEPVEKPQTQTEPEGAPAQPIVWDDTAIDLSALNSLNANVKITSTGLRAREIKLGENQISLVLNSGKATLSLDKFQAYEGQGKGRVVVNAAAKPYTISTDFALTAINAEPLLTDAIGFDKVLGKGSLNWALNTQGVTQKQFVNALGGKLGFEFKDGGVKGANLAEMIRKGKEMLKGDFSSVSQGLNANFDPDQKTDFSAMTGTFVFTKGVGQNDDFSLASPLLRVTGKGTVDLPQTLVDYRVVTGIVDTIEGQASSDDSTGFKIPVRIKGPFHKVETSLDLKEAAKDKAKDKVKDKVKDKLKGLFGG; this is encoded by the coding sequence ATGAACCGGCTAGTTAAAATCGTAGGCGCCATTGTCGCGCTTATTATTATTCTTGTTATCGCAGCCCCGTTTTTAATCCCCAAACAGGCAATTATTGACCAAGTCACGTCACAGGTTGAGTCAGTGACAGGTAGAAAACTGTCGATCGATGGCGACTCTGACATCGGTATTTTCCCAACGCTGCACATTGAGCTAAACCAAGTGCGATTTGCCAACATGGCAACGGGCAGTCGCCCAGATATGTTCGCTATGGAGCAACTTGCCGTGCATATTCCGTGGTTAAGTGCGTTGTCTGGTGAAGCTAAGCTTGAGCGCTTTGTGATCAATAATCCTAAAATTATTCTAGAAACCGACAAACAAGGTAATGCTAACTGGCAGTTGCTACCCACCAGTGCAGAAAACACGCCAACGGCGCAAACCAGCTCAAAAGGTAATATGCAGTTACCGGAAGGCTTAGATGTTAGCCTTGGCGAAGTGGCGATTTATGGTGGCTCGGTGACTTATCTTGATGGTGTGACAGGCGCTGAATATCAGGTAACTGATTTAGACATTAGCGTGATGCTATCGTCACTGTACCAACCATTAGAAGTCGACGGCAAGCTGACTTTTCAAGGTCAAACTTTTAACCTAGTTACTACACTCGATAATCCAGCAAAGGCGATCGAAGGTGAAACCTTTAATGTTGAACAACAAGTAAAATCAGCGCTGTTCAACCTTGACTATAAAGGTGAAATTGCAGAGCAAGGTAAAACCATTCGCGGTCAATTAGCCTTGTCTGGCGACTCGGTAAAAGCGCTAGCTAAGTGGCAGGGCGTTGATCTAAAAGCCAAAGAAAATGCGTTCAATGACTTTGGCCTAAATGCTAAAATGACGACGCAAGGGCAAGTTTTTACTCTCAATGCCTTAGAAGCGACCTTGGACGAATTGGTAATAAAGGGTCAAAGCAAAGTCACCCTCTCAGGTAAGCCTGATATTGTCGCTAGCGTTGACCTTGGCATGTTAGATCTTAACCCGTATTTACCAGAACCTGTGGAAAAGCCACAAACGCAAACTGAGCCAGAAGGCGCACCAGCACAGCCTATCGTGTGGGATGACACTGCAATTGATTTGTCAGCACTTAATAGCCTCAATGCGAATGTGAAGATCACCTCAACAGGGCTACGTGCGAGAGAAATTAAGCTTGGCGAAAACCAAATCAGCTTAGTGCTTAACTCAGGTAAGGCGACACTGAGCTTAGATAAGTTCCAAGCCTATGAAGGTCAGGGTAAAGGTAGGGTTGTTGTAAATGCGGCTGCAAAACCTTATACCATCAGTACTGACTTTGCGTTAACGGCAATTAATGCCGAGCCACTACTGACCGATGCCATTGGCTTTGACAAAGTATTGGGTAAAGGTAGTCTTAATTGGGCGTTAAACACACAAGGTGTCACTCAAAAGCAATTTGTGAATGCCCTAGGTGGTAAATTAGGTTTTGAGTTCAAAGATGGTGGCGTAAAAGGCGCAAACCTTGCTGAGATGATCCGTAAGGGCAAAGAGATGCTCAAAGGTGACTTCTCTTCGGTATCGCAAGGACTCAATGCCAATTTCGATCCGGATCAAAAAACCGACTTCTCAGCCATGACTGGCACCTTTGTCTTTACCAAAGGCGTAGGTCAAAACGATGACTTCTCATTGGCAAGCCCGTTACTTCGAGTGACAGGCAAGGGCACCGTTGATTTACCACAAACTTTAGTTGATTACCGTGTGGTGACTGGAATTGTTGATACCATTGAGGGGCAAGCCAGTAGCGATGACAGTACCGGCTTTAAAATTCCGGTGCGGATCAAAGGTCCATTCCACAAAGTTGAAACTAGCTTAGACCTAAAAGAAGCGGCAAAAGACAAAGCCAAAGACAAGGTTAAGGATAAGGTAAAAGACAAACTTAAAGGTTTGTTTGGTGGATAG
- a CDS encoding non-ribosomal peptide synthetase → MTAQSPIDYSTQPQILLTRALNQYANKIALVFNGTQVTYQALEEQVTRVATNIQQQMSLSQSQSPYVALYLERGIDMVVGILAAIKSGLGYIPISTEAPKARCEFILEDSQPALIVTHGHYQALPQFGHTPQVLIDSPATQAFVTPDYKMSDIAYVIYTSGTTGTPKGVEVPYQNLLYLAESQINRFELDRLDRVMMFASYIFDASVFELLVHIMLGQTVFVTTETERRDAKALSQLISKNAIQFGAIPPALLALMDPRDLRSMRKLIVAGETPNLEMLSRLSEVTRVFNGYGPTEYTVCTCANEYTNADSEFNIGQPFVNTRLYVLDEQLQQVANGAIGELYISGAGLAKGYLNRPELTKSRFIANPYYQAEVDPVHFARLYKTGDLVSFDGDNYHFVGRNDNQIKLRGFRIELGEIEKVVAQHEAVKLASCQVVQRGNAKFLVAFIVPHSEPTADLGQHISQLAEKLLPDYMLPDHYQCLDALPMTENGKVDSRALANYELSSQQDQPQDQLSQEQQAFLAQFQGFCLPGLGWQQDFFQQGGDSISAINLSNQLFQQLGLSVPTHLIYRYRSAGQVWQAMQTQHFETIAIPKRDADFAEVAPLSLQQRAIWFLAKADPSDKAYHAKCTITFSGDLNVPALQGALQDIVDNHAIFRTSYDLHEPLQYIAKHYQQDVPYFDFSEYQETQALAEVDKLVNGHMNDIFAIDQLPLARWAIVKISEYKHVLIHIEHHLVHDGWSSNIFLDHLFSCYKQRLHGASQGTLPEITQYADYAAYQHQWLGTEQAELQRQFWKAQLQDAPSRINLPVSRLGETATERGRAHRVKLPRSLWNNLKAYSQAHQITPFAVALAALNIVLSRFSGDQDICIGSGVANRGYTNVDDTIGMLVSTVVARVQQTPEMPVEQLVQHCFEVSNDMLANQTLPFTEVVADVNPERIKGVNPLFQICFSFHDSPLPELTLPGLDDIEYFEAISSQAAKFEINIVVLTRMGQDQDDSVTMLWEFDLNRYDPWFIDALSDNFSHILAQLISVDGQLPLEQLSLQNLAERDVQATQHQSQDLLSLFTHHAQSRNQQTALITSQMELSYQELSTRSDSLAAHILKQYGTLEYIGLYLQPGIDTVVAMLAIMKAGAAYVPLSPRAPAARNAFIIDDAQLKLVLTNTISQQSLSENEQSNWPLLNLDNTFAPCDIALCRPSPDSAAYIIYTSGTTGQPKGVIQSHKNVARLLSASQPLYHFNSEDTWVIYHDTIFDFSVWEIWGALCHGGRLFIPSYEQARDSFGFVKQCEQFAVTVLNQTPSAFYNFSDIAISAGASLDSLRTVIFGGEQLNYDKLAPWWQRFGKRIQLVNMYGITETTVHVTYQPLHPNMNTQIADIGVPLNDMQAWVLDSQLRPVPVGCPGELFISGAGLAIGYLNQPELSATRFFELTLNGKLTRVYKTGDNARLLPNGHLEYLGRLDNQVKIRGHRIELGEVESQLLSCSGVKEAAVITYTRQNQTALSGYAVMESHAYFDAELLLNYLRTQLPAYMIPDSITQLTAMPLTVNGKLDSKALPLPQVLSSNQYAAPRTALEQTLCQIWQTTLELEQVGIHDNFYRLGGNSILAVQLVRNAHKWHQIAIPLSAIIANPSVAALAQHLNTIELSDITQSQEAPATTSSQVMEL, encoded by the coding sequence ATGACTGCCCAGTCTCCTATTGATTACAGCACTCAGCCGCAGATCTTATTAACGCGCGCACTCAACCAATACGCCAATAAAATCGCACTGGTATTTAACGGTACGCAAGTCACCTATCAAGCACTTGAAGAGCAGGTAACACGGGTCGCCACGAATATCCAGCAACAGATGAGTCTGAGCCAATCTCAATCGCCTTATGTGGCACTATATCTCGAGCGTGGCATTGATATGGTCGTGGGGATCTTAGCGGCAATCAAATCAGGACTGGGTTATATCCCTATTTCCACGGAGGCACCCAAAGCTCGCTGCGAGTTTATTCTTGAAGATAGCCAACCAGCGCTTATCGTCACCCATGGACATTATCAAGCACTGCCACAATTTGGCCACACACCTCAAGTGCTGATCGACTCTCCTGCAACGCAAGCCTTTGTTACTCCTGATTATAAAATGAGTGATATTGCTTATGTGATCTACACCTCGGGCACCACTGGCACGCCAAAAGGCGTAGAAGTACCTTACCAAAACTTACTTTATTTAGCCGAATCACAAATTAACCGTTTTGAGCTAGACCGATTAGACCGCGTTATGATGTTTGCTTCTTATATTTTCGATGCTAGCGTGTTTGAGCTGCTCGTGCATATCATGTTGGGTCAAACTGTATTTGTAACGACAGAAACCGAGCGACGAGATGCCAAAGCGCTGAGCCAATTGATCTCAAAAAATGCGATTCAATTTGGCGCTATCCCTCCTGCATTGCTGGCTTTGATGGATCCCCGAGATTTGCGCTCGATGCGCAAATTAATCGTTGCAGGAGAAACCCCAAATCTAGAAATGCTATCTCGACTTTCAGAAGTCACGCGAGTGTTTAACGGTTATGGTCCTACCGAATATACCGTGTGCACCTGCGCCAATGAATATACCAATGCCGACTCCGAATTTAATATTGGTCAACCTTTTGTGAATACCAGACTTTATGTGCTAGATGAGCAATTGCAACAAGTAGCCAATGGCGCTATCGGTGAGCTCTATATTAGTGGTGCAGGTTTGGCTAAAGGATACTTGAACCGTCCTGAACTCACAAAATCTCGATTTATCGCCAACCCCTATTATCAAGCAGAAGTCGACCCTGTGCACTTCGCTAGACTTTATAAAACTGGCGACTTAGTAAGTTTTGACGGTGATAATTATCATTTTGTTGGTCGTAATGACAACCAAATTAAGCTACGTGGATTTCGTATTGAGTTAGGTGAAATAGAAAAAGTTGTTGCCCAACATGAGGCAGTAAAACTTGCAAGCTGCCAAGTAGTACAACGAGGTAATGCAAAGTTCTTGGTAGCATTTATCGTTCCTCATAGTGAACCTACAGCAGACCTTGGACAACACATCAGCCAGTTAGCAGAAAAGCTACTGCCAGACTATATGCTGCCTGATCACTATCAATGTTTAGACGCATTACCCATGACCGAAAACGGGAAGGTAGATAGCCGCGCACTCGCTAATTACGAATTAAGTAGCCAACAAGACCAACCGCAAGATCAGCTTAGCCAAGAACAGCAAGCTTTTTTAGCGCAGTTTCAAGGTTTCTGTTTGCCAGGTCTTGGCTGGCAACAAGATTTTTTCCAACAAGGTGGTGACTCCATTTCTGCAATCAACCTTAGCAACCAGTTATTTCAGCAGCTCGGCTTAAGCGTGCCAACACACCTAATCTATCGCTATCGTAGTGCTGGACAAGTATGGCAGGCAATGCAAACTCAACACTTTGAAACCATTGCGATTCCAAAGCGCGATGCTGATTTTGCTGAGGTCGCCCCGCTATCACTGCAACAACGCGCGATTTGGTTTTTAGCCAAAGCCGATCCAAGTGATAAAGCCTATCATGCAAAGTGTACAATCACCTTCAGTGGTGATTTAAATGTACCAGCACTACAAGGTGCATTACAGGATATCGTTGATAACCATGCGATTTTCCGTACTAGCTACGACTTACATGAGCCACTGCAATATATTGCAAAACACTACCAGCAAGACGTGCCTTACTTTGATTTTAGTGAGTATCAAGAAACACAAGCATTAGCTGAGGTCGATAAACTCGTTAATGGTCATATGAATGATATTTTTGCGATTGACCAATTACCGCTAGCGCGCTGGGCAATTGTAAAAATTAGCGAATATAAACATGTACTTATTCATATTGAACATCACTTAGTACATGATGGTTGGTCTTCTAACATCTTCCTTGATCACCTCTTTAGTTGTTATAAGCAGCGCTTACATGGCGCAAGCCAAGGTACTTTGCCTGAAATCACACAATACGCCGATTACGCAGCCTATCAGCATCAATGGTTAGGAACAGAGCAAGCCGAGTTGCAACGCCAATTTTGGAAAGCACAACTACAAGATGCACCGAGCCGTATTAACTTGCCTGTTTCTCGTCTCGGCGAAACCGCCACCGAACGTGGTCGCGCACACCGAGTAAAACTGCCTCGTTCGCTATGGAACAATTTAAAAGCCTACAGCCAAGCGCATCAGATCACGCCATTCGCCGTCGCCCTTGCGGCATTAAATATTGTCCTTTCGCGCTTTAGTGGCGATCAGGATATCTGTATTGGTTCTGGCGTTGCAAACCGAGGCTACACCAATGTGGATGATACCATTGGTATGCTCGTCAGCACCGTAGTGGCGCGAGTTCAGCAAACACCAGAAATGCCTGTTGAACAACTGGTACAGCATTGTTTTGAAGTCAGTAACGACATGCTGGCCAATCAAACCCTACCATTTACTGAAGTCGTCGCGGACGTAAACCCTGAGCGCATCAAAGGCGTCAACCCGTTATTCCAGATCTGTTTTAGCTTCCATGATTCACCACTCCCAGAACTCACGCTTCCGGGGTTAGATGATATTGAGTATTTCGAGGCGATCAGCAGTCAAGCGGCGAAGTTTGAGATTAATATCGTGGTGCTTACCCGTATGGGGCAAGATCAGGATGATTCGGTCACCATGTTATGGGAGTTTGACTTAAACCGCTACGATCCTTGGTTTATCGATGCCTTGAGTGACAACTTCAGTCATATTCTCGCTCAACTTATCAGTGTAGATGGGCAATTACCACTTGAGCAGTTAAGTTTACAAAACCTTGCTGAGCGCGATGTTCAAGCGACACAGCACCAAAGCCAAGACTTGCTGTCACTATTTACGCATCACGCGCAGTCTCGCAACCAGCAAACTGCACTTATCACCAGTCAAATGGAGTTAAGCTACCAGGAGCTAAGTACTCGATCAGACAGTCTGGCTGCACATATTCTTAAGCAGTATGGCACGCTTGAGTATATCGGCCTATACCTGCAGCCCGGCATTGACACAGTGGTTGCAATGCTCGCCATCATGAAAGCTGGCGCCGCTTATGTGCCGCTATCGCCAAGAGCGCCAGCTGCCCGCAATGCTTTTATTATTGACGATGCTCAGCTCAAGTTAGTATTAACTAACACCATAAGTCAGCAAAGCTTGAGCGAAAATGAGCAATCAAATTGGCCACTGTTAAACTTGGATAATACATTCGCGCCTTGCGATATTGCACTTTGCCGACCGTCGCCTGATTCTGCAGCCTACATAATTTACACCTCAGGTACGACGGGCCAACCTAAAGGCGTTATTCAAAGCCATAAAAATGTTGCGCGTTTGCTATCTGCCAGTCAACCGCTTTACCACTTTAATAGCGAAGATACTTGGGTGATTTATCACGATACGATTTTTGACTTTAGTGTTTGGGAAATATGGGGAGCACTGTGTCATGGCGGTCGGTTGTTTATTCCAAGCTACGAACAAGCAAGAGACAGTTTTGGTTTTGTAAAACAGTGTGAGCAATTTGCTGTCACCGTCCTTAACCAAACTCCAAGTGCATTCTATAATTTTAGTGATATTGCCATTTCTGCGGGCGCGTCACTTGATAGCCTTCGCACTGTGATCTTTGGTGGTGAGCAGCTCAACTACGATAAACTAGCTCCTTGGTGGCAACGTTTTGGTAAACGTATTCAATTGGTCAATATGTACGGTATTACTGAAACCACAGTACATGTCACGTACCAACCTTTGCACCCTAACATGAATACCCAGATTGCTGACATTGGCGTGCCGCTCAATGATATGCAGGCTTGGGTGCTGGATAGTCAGTTACGTCCCGTACCTGTGGGCTGTCCTGGAGAGCTGTTTATCTCTGGTGCAGGTTTGGCGATTGGTTATTTGAATCAGCCAGAACTGAGCGCTACTCGCTTTTTCGAGCTAACGCTAAATGGCAAACTCACCCGCGTTTACAAAACCGGTGATAACGCCAGACTATTGCCAAACGGTCATTTAGAATATCTAGGTCGTTTGGATAACCAAGTGAAGATCAGGGGGCATCGTATCGAGCTTGGTGAAGTCGAATCCCAATTGCTCAGCTGTAGCGGTGTTAAAGAGGCAGCAGTGATCACCTATACACGCCAAAATCAAACGGCGCTAAGTGGCTATGCTGTGATGGAAAGCCATGCTTATTTTGACGCCGAGCTGTTACTTAATTATCTACGAACGCAGCTGCCAGCATATATGATACCGGATAGCATCACCCAACTCACGGCGATGCCACTAACCGTTAACGGTAAGCTAGATAGCAAAGCACTACCGCTGCCGCAGGTGTTATCATCAAACCAATACGCAGCTCCGCGCACTGCGCTTGAACAGACGCTTTGCCAAATTTGGCAAACCACATTAGAACTGGAACAAGTCGGTATCCATGATAACTTCTATCGCCTAGGTGGTAACTCCATCTTAGCGGTGCAGCTCGTACGCAATGCCCATAAATGGCATCAGATTGCGATCCCGTTATCAGCGATTATTGCCAATCCATCAGTCGCGGCTCTGGCTCAACACCTAAACACCATAGAGTTGAGTGATATCACCCAATCTCAGGAGGCACCTGCCACCACCTCTTCACAGGTGATGGAGCTATAG